From Chryseobacterium sp. H1D6B, a single genomic window includes:
- the rpe gene encoding ribulose-phosphate 3-epimerase codes for MKTKLIAPSLLSADFGNLQRDIEMLNNSQADWLHIDVMDGRFVPNISFGFPVMKTIQQHAKKFVDVHLMILEPEKYVEEFIEYGADLVSIHYEACIHLHRTINLIQSKGAKAGVVLNPSTPVLMLEDIIADVDLVLLMSVNPGFGGQKFIENTYKKIAETKDLILSNNSTALIEVDGGVNLDNASKLFEAGADVLVAGNAVFSSESPERTIELLKI; via the coding sequence ATGAAAACTAAGCTTATTGCTCCTTCCCTTCTATCTGCAGACTTTGGGAACCTGCAAAGAGATATTGAGATGCTGAATAATTCTCAGGCAGACTGGCTGCATATTGATGTAATGGACGGAAGGTTTGTTCCTAATATTTCTTTCGGTTTCCCTGTCATGAAAACAATCCAGCAGCATGCCAAGAAATTCGTAGATGTTCATTTAATGATCTTAGAACCTGAAAAATATGTTGAAGAATTCATCGAATACGGTGCCGATTTAGTTTCTATACATTATGAAGCATGTATACATCTTCACAGAACCATCAACCTTATCCAGAGCAAAGGAGCTAAAGCAGGAGTTGTGTTAAATCCCTCTACACCGGTTCTGATGCTTGAAGATATTATTGCTGATGTAGATCTGGTATTATTAATGAGTGTAAATCCAGGATTTGGAGGCCAGAAATTCATTGAAAATACCTACAAGAAAATCGCAGAAACCAAAGATCTTATCCTAAGCAACAATTCTACTGCTCTTATTGAAGTAGACGGAGGCGTAAATTTAGATAATGCTTCTAAACTTTTTGAGGCTGGAGCTGATGTTCTGGTTGCCGGCAATGCAGTTTTCTCTTCTGAAAGCCCTGAGAGAACTATTGAGCTTTTAAAAATTTAA
- a CDS encoding chorismate mutase — protein sequence MNLKDLKSDWIKEFPQPMIIAGPCSAESEAQMLETARRIKETNAQVPIFRAGIWKPRTKPNGFEGVGVIGLNWLKKVKEEYGFKTATEVANAHHVFAALEADVDILWIGARSTVNPFTVQEIAMALRGTDKLVLVKNPVNPDLALWIGALERLLGQDIKNLGVIHRGFSTYQKTKYRNNPNWQIALDFKSQFPNIPMLIDPSHICGNRTGLADITQEAMNVGYQGAIIESHCNPDEAWSDASQQITPEVLAELISNLKIRNTGLAGFEGEMGRHRTLISDLDFQLIELLSQRMKISEKIGKLKKENDIAIFQPERWKVITEYAGQKAKETGMSQDFIEKVFKAIHEESIEVQNNIMIDR from the coding sequence ATGAATTTAAAAGATTTAAAAAGCGACTGGATCAAAGAGTTTCCACAGCCAATGATAATTGCAGGACCTTGTAGCGCAGAAAGTGAAGCGCAGATGCTGGAGACGGCTAGAAGAATTAAAGAAACCAATGCACAGGTACCTATTTTCCGTGCAGGAATCTGGAAGCCCCGTACAAAACCTAATGGTTTCGAAGGAGTAGGAGTGATCGGGTTAAACTGGCTTAAAAAAGTAAAAGAAGAATACGGCTTTAAAACAGCTACAGAAGTGGCCAACGCACACCACGTATTTGCCGCTTTAGAAGCTGATGTAGATATTCTTTGGATCGGGGCGCGTTCTACTGTAAACCCTTTTACAGTTCAGGAAATTGCAATGGCATTGAGAGGGACAGATAAACTCGTATTGGTGAAAAATCCAGTAAATCCAGATCTGGCGTTATGGATTGGAGCTTTAGAAAGACTTCTAGGACAGGACATTAAAAATCTTGGTGTTATTCACAGAGGATTCTCTACCTACCAAAAAACGAAATACAGAAATAATCCGAACTGGCAGATTGCTTTAGATTTCAAAAGCCAGTTTCCCAATATTCCTATGCTGATCGATCCCTCTCACATCTGTGGAAACAGAACTGGGCTGGCGGATATTACACAGGAAGCAATGAATGTAGGCTACCAGGGAGCAATTATAGAATCTCACTGTAATCCGGATGAAGCTTGGAGTGATGCTTCACAGCAGATCACGCCAGAGGTATTGGCTGAATTGATCTCTAATTTAAAAATAAGAAATACTGGATTAGCAGGATTTGAAGGTGAAATGGGAAGACACAGAACATTAATCTCTGATCTTGATTTCCAGTTGATCGAGCTTCTTTCCCAGAGAATGAAGATTTCAGAAAAAATAGGTAAGCTTAAAAAAGAGAACGATATTGCCATTTTCCAGCCTGAACGTTGGAAAGTAATTACTGAATATGCAGGTCAGAAAGCCAAAGAAACAGGAATGTCTCAGGATTTTATCGAGAAAGTTTTCAAAGCAATCCACGAAGAATCTATTGAAGTACAAAATAATATCATGATAGACAGGTAA
- a CDS encoding M28 family peptidase, with protein MKFEKKSLKFLEKYLNTSSPTGYEHKGQEVWMDYIKPYVDTIEVDHYGTCYGIINPDAEFKVVIEAHADEISWYVNYITDDGLIYVIRNGGSDQTIAPSKIVHIHGENGIVKGVFGWPAIHTRSANQNEPTPKIENIFIDCGAISKKEVEELGIFVGCMITYPDEFFEMNDRYFVCRALDNRIGGFMIAEVARLLKENKKTIPFGLYITNSVQEEVGLYGADMIADTIKPNIAIVTDVTHDTTTPMIEKKKEGDQKCGDGPVIFFAPSVHHTIRELIIDTAKSKKIPFQRAAASRATGTDTDAFAHSNGGVPSALISLPLRYMHTTVEMVSKEDVGNVIQLIYETILQIKPEMKLKYH; from the coding sequence ATGAAATTTGAAAAGAAATCTTTAAAATTTTTAGAAAAATATTTAAATACGTCATCGCCAACCGGTTACGAACACAAGGGACAAGAAGTCTGGATGGACTACATTAAGCCTTATGTGGACACCATTGAAGTGGATCATTATGGGACTTGCTATGGGATAATCAATCCCGATGCTGAGTTTAAGGTTGTGATCGAGGCTCATGCAGATGAAATCTCATGGTATGTGAATTACATTACAGATGACGGGTTGATCTATGTGATCAGAAATGGAGGTTCAGACCAGACCATTGCGCCTTCAAAAATAGTTCATATTCATGGAGAAAACGGAATTGTAAAAGGTGTTTTCGGATGGCCTGCAATCCACACTAGAAGTGCTAATCAAAACGAACCTACTCCAAAAATCGAAAATATTTTTATCGACTGCGGTGCAATTTCAAAAAAAGAAGTTGAAGAATTAGGAATCTTTGTAGGATGCATGATCACCTATCCGGATGAGTTTTTCGAAATGAACGACCGTTACTTTGTATGCAGAGCACTGGACAACCGAATCGGCGGTTTCATGATCGCAGAAGTAGCGAGACTTTTAAAGGAAAACAAGAAGACTATTCCTTTTGGGCTTTACATTACGAATTCTGTTCAGGAGGAAGTCGGATTATATGGAGCTGATATGATTGCAGATACGATCAAACCCAATATCGCCATCGTGACAGACGTTACGCATGACACCACCACTCCAATGATCGAAAAGAAAAAAGAAGGCGACCAGAAATGTGGTGACGGGCCCGTTATATTCTTTGCTCCGAGCGTCCACCACACAATCCGAGAATTAATTATTGATACCGCAAAATCTAAAAAAATTCCTTTCCAGCGTGCAGCCGCAAGCAGAGCTACAGGAACTGACACTGATGCTTTTGCTCATTCTAACGGCGGAGTACCAAGCGCATTGATTTCTTTACCTCTGCGTTACATGCATACCACTGTTGAAATGGTCTCTAAAGAAGATGTAGGAAACGTAATTCAATTAATTTACGAAACGATCCTTCAGATAAAACCGGAAATGAAATTGAAATATCATTAA
- the rsgA gene encoding ribosome small subunit-dependent GTPase A, producing MKGKIIKSTGSWYQVLETGTDKIFEARIRGKFKLIKTRLTNPLAVGDFVEFQLEQDDVAWITKIDPRRNYLIRKSVNLSKEAHIIASNIDLACFIFTLKHPETSLGFLDRFLACCEAYNIAPLILFNKMDVLNDDEIELVKDIEFLYQEIGYSTLSISSYSKLNLEDLKNLLKDRTSVFFGHSGCGKSTLVNALQPGLNLKTSEISDTHLKGKHTTTFAQMHFWDFGGNVIDTPGVREFAMIDIEKEEVQHYFPEIFRKRKECKFHNCLHVNEPKCAVLDSLETGEIQHSRYSTYIKLMDEAEEAAQK from the coding sequence ATGAAAGGAAAAATCATTAAATCTACAGGAAGCTGGTATCAGGTTTTGGAAACGGGAACTGATAAAATTTTCGAGGCCAGAATTCGCGGCAAATTTAAATTAATTAAAACCAGGCTTACCAATCCGCTTGCTGTAGGAGATTTTGTGGAATTTCAACTGGAACAGGATGATGTTGCATGGATTACAAAAATAGACCCGCGCAGAAATTATCTTATCCGGAAGTCTGTCAACCTTTCAAAAGAAGCCCACATTATTGCATCCAATATTGACCTGGCATGTTTTATTTTTACTCTGAAACATCCCGAAACATCTCTAGGTTTCTTAGACAGATTTCTGGCCTGCTGCGAAGCGTACAACATAGCGCCATTGATTTTGTTTAATAAAATGGATGTATTGAATGATGATGAAATAGAACTTGTAAAAGATATAGAATTTCTTTATCAGGAAATAGGATACAGCACTTTATCTATTTCTTCCTATTCTAAACTTAATTTAGAAGATCTGAAAAATCTGCTGAAAGACAGAACTTCTGTTTTCTTTGGACATTCCGGCTGTGGAAAATCTACTTTAGTGAATGCCTTACAGCCAGGATTAAATTTAAAGACCTCTGAAATATCAGATACCCATCTTAAAGGAAAACATACCACCACTTTTGCTCAAATGCACTTTTGGGATTTTGGCGGAAACGTTATTGATACTCCTGGAGTAAGAGAGTTTGCGATGATCGATATAGAAAAAGAAGAAGTACAGCATTATTTCCCTGAAATTTTCAGAAAAAGAAAAGAATGTAAGTTTCACAACTGTCTTCATGTTAATGAACCGAAGTGTGCCGTTCTTGATTCTTTAGAGACTGGAGAGATTCAGCATTCAAGATATTCTACCTATATAAAATTGATGGACGAGGCGGAAGAAGCTGCCCAAAAATAA
- a CDS encoding nucleoside-diphosphate kinase, whose translation MSKITFTMIKPDAVADGHIGAILGKISEGGFKIKALKLTQLTVADAKKFYEVHAERPFYGELVEFMSSGPIVAAVLEKDNAVEDFRTLIGATNPAEAAEGTIRKMFARSIGENAVHGSDSDENALIEAQFHFSGREIF comes from the coding sequence ATGTCTAAGATTACATTTACGATGATTAAGCCGGATGCTGTTGCAGACGGGCATATTGGAGCTATATTAGGTAAGATTTCAGAAGGAGGTTTTAAGATTAAAGCTTTGAAATTGACGCAACTTACTGTTGCTGATGCCAAAAAATTCTATGAGGTACATGCTGAAAGACCATTTTATGGAGAATTAGTAGAATTCATGAGTTCTGGGCCAATCGTAGCTGCAGTATTGGAAAAAGATAATGCAGTTGAAGATTTCAGAACACTTATCGGTGCTACTAATCCAGCTGAAGCTGCAGAAGGAACTATCAGAAAGATGTTTGCTAGAAGCATTGGAGAAAATGCAGTTCACGGTTCAGATTCTGACGAGAATGCATTAATCGAAGCTCAATTCCATTTTTCAGGAAGAGAAATTTTCTAA
- a CDS encoding anthrone oxygenase family protein: MKMTTLLLLITAVLTALIAGLFYAYSCSVVLGLGKLSNVEYLKSMQSINREILNPVFFMSFMGTAVLLPVSTFVYRAQNPVFIFLLLATVVYLVGVFGVTAAGNVPLNDQLDKFDIAVAAAEAVKRMRESFEARWNLLNNIRTACSIVTVILVICACIWNKVE; this comes from the coding sequence ATGAAAATGACTACTTTACTTTTACTTATCACCGCTGTGCTTACCGCCTTGATTGCCGGGCTTTTCTACGCTTATTCCTGTTCTGTAGTATTAGGATTAGGAAAACTGTCAAATGTAGAATATCTGAAATCTATGCAGTCTATTAACCGGGAAATACTGAATCCCGTTTTCTTTATGAGTTTTATGGGAACTGCTGTTCTGCTTCCTGTTTCTACATTTGTTTATCGCGCCCAGAATCCTGTCTTTATTTTTCTGTTACTGGCGACTGTAGTTTATCTGGTTGGTGTTTTTGGGGTTACTGCTGCCGGAAATGTTCCCTTGAATGATCAATTGGACAAATTTGATATTGCTGTTGCAGCAGCTGAAGCGGTAAAGAGAATGCGTGAAAGCTTTGAAGCCAGATGGAATTTACTAAATAACATCCGGACTGCCTGTTCTATAGTGACAGTCATTCTTGTAATCTGTGCCTGTATTTGGAATAAGGTTGAATAG
- a CDS encoding alpha-L-fucosidase has protein sequence MKNRTAKAFSLVLMITASSFTAQNKSSDPKKMEWFQDAKLGIFIHWGIYSVNGVSESWSFFNNYINQENYMKQLAGFSASQYQPEYWVKLIKNSGAKYSVITTRHHDGISLWDSKAEKSVTIPKNSSAGKDVLTPFVAELKKSDLKTGLYYSLPDWGHPYYDINTRTKKRYEMKNDPKRWEQYLNYYQTQLNELSTLYNPDLLWFDGDWEHTSDEWNAPKTLENLRKFNSNIIINSRLNNHGDYETPEQGIPVIRPQSKYWELCYTMNDSWGYQPFDNNYKTPNMMVRTLADVISMGGNLLLDIGPKADGTIPEKQAEILKNLGRWTSKNTEAVYGTRSGLPFENYMGKSAVSKDGKKLFIYLEEAKDFTKIYGLQSAPSTARIIGDPRGKVNFKTDNNNTLTLDFSNVKFDQDVTVAELSFTKEIKFSKYIKKDNLSLSEILENTAAKKSIYEIADQLHDGNNLFNNSGLTGDGLDMKISKTPKTNPETLEWISKHAEALFETGKGLPDGHYSGLSALSKDRQTLYLFVEGIPTGPVALKGIKNGISRIRIVGDGSMIEHHIYNKLYWSDRPGIIYIDVPKERLDKNMTVIAVLLDKPIELYREKVGAVENNL, from the coding sequence ATGAAAAATAGGACTGCTAAGGCTTTTTCTTTAGTTCTTATGATAACAGCCTCTTCATTTACGGCTCAAAACAAGTCATCTGATCCTAAAAAAATGGAATGGTTCCAGGATGCAAAACTTGGAATTTTTATCCACTGGGGAATTTATTCTGTGAATGGTGTTTCAGAGTCCTGGTCTTTTTTCAATAATTATATCAATCAGGAAAATTACATGAAACAGCTGGCCGGATTTTCTGCCTCACAATATCAGCCTGAATACTGGGTAAAGCTGATAAAAAATTCCGGAGCAAAATATTCAGTGATTACTACAAGACATCATGACGGCATTTCTCTTTGGGATTCTAAAGCAGAAAAATCGGTTACGATTCCAAAAAATTCATCGGCTGGAAAAGATGTTCTAACGCCTTTCGTAGCTGAACTGAAAAAATCGGATCTGAAAACAGGACTTTACTACTCTCTTCCAGATTGGGGACATCCTTATTATGATATAAATACCCGGACTAAAAAACGGTATGAAATGAAAAATGATCCGAAACGCTGGGAGCAATACCTGAACTACTATCAAACCCAATTAAACGAACTTTCAACATTGTATAATCCTGATCTGTTATGGTTTGACGGCGACTGGGAGCATACTTCGGATGAATGGAATGCGCCTAAAACATTAGAAAATTTAAGAAAATTCAATTCAAATATTATCATCAACTCCAGACTCAATAACCACGGAGATTATGAAACGCCTGAGCAGGGAATCCCAGTGATCAGACCGCAGAGCAAATATTGGGAGCTTTGCTATACAATGAATGATTCTTGGGGATATCAGCCTTTTGACAACAATTATAAGACTCCTAACATGATGGTAAGAACTTTAGCAGATGTGATTAGTATGGGAGGTAATTTACTGCTTGATATCGGCCCTAAAGCTGACGGAACAATTCCCGAAAAGCAGGCAGAAATTTTAAAAAATCTCGGCAGATGGACTTCAAAAAATACTGAGGCTGTATATGGAACACGCAGCGGACTTCCTTTTGAAAATTATATGGGAAAATCTGCAGTTTCTAAAGACGGTAAAAAATTATTTATTTATCTGGAAGAAGCAAAGGATTTCACCAAAATCTATGGCCTGCAGTCTGCACCCAGCACTGCAAGAATCATTGGGGATCCCAGGGGAAAAGTCAATTTTAAAACTGATAATAACAATACTCTGACTTTAGATTTTTCAAATGTAAAATTTGACCAAGATGTCACAGTAGCTGAATTGAGCTTCACCAAAGAAATAAAATTTTCTAAGTATATTAAAAAAGACAATCTTTCACTTTCTGAGATTTTAGAAAATACTGCCGCAAAAAAGAGTATTTATGAAATCGCAGACCAGCTGCATGACGGAAATAATCTATTCAACAATTCAGGATTAACAGGTGACGGTCTGGATATGAAAATAAGCAAAACGCCTAAAACAAATCCTGAAACCCTGGAGTGGATCAGCAAGCATGCCGAAGCTCTTTTTGAAACCGGAAAGGGACTTCCGGATGGACATTATTCAGGTTTAAGTGCTCTTTCTAAAGACAGGCAGACTCTTTATCTTTTCGTGGAGGGCATTCCTACCGGACCGGTTGCTTTAAAGGGGATAAAAAACGGAATATCAAGAATACGAATTGTGGGCGACGGTTCTATGATAGAACATCATATTTATAACAAATTGTATTGGAGTGACAGGCCGGGAATTATTTATATTGATGTGCCCAAAGAAAGACTGGATAAAAATATGACAGTTATTGCCGTTTTGCTGGATAAGCCTATTGAACTGTATCGAGAGAAGGTAGGTGCAGTAGAAAACAACTTATAA
- a CDS encoding DUF4294 domain-containing protein, with translation MNFSKIICLFLFFFGVSVFGQRDSIIAKPLSQYPPEALKLDEFGNKYYYDERQKAKIYEINGETVVVMDELVLVNRPKFNNQLDRNYYYFLNKKLYRVYPLFVTALQQYRDIQKEMTDLDSKAKRKYVRERQNMLADQYEKQLRDLTTTEGQVFAKLMNRATGQNVFEIIKELRGGWSAFWWNVKGKMADIDLKDRYNPRKNRTDEFIESLLQSNWNSGYLQPYPGASEFKIER, from the coding sequence ATGAATTTTAGCAAGATTATTTGCCTTTTTCTATTCTTTTTTGGTGTCAGTGTTTTTGGCCAGAGGGATTCTATAATCGCAAAACCTTTAAGCCAGTACCCTCCGGAAGCATTGAAATTAGATGAGTTTGGAAATAAGTATTATTATGATGAAAGGCAGAAAGCCAAGATTTATGAAATAAACGGAGAGACAGTGGTTGTAATGGATGAACTGGTTTTGGTTAATAGACCGAAGTTCAACAACCAATTAGACAGGAATTATTACTATTTTCTGAATAAAAAACTATACAGGGTATATCCTTTATTTGTTACCGCCTTACAGCAGTACAGAGACATTCAGAAAGAAATGACAGATCTGGACAGTAAAGCGAAAAGAAAGTATGTGAGAGAAAGACAGAATATGCTGGCTGATCAGTATGAGAAACAGCTGCGTGATCTCACGACAACGGAAGGGCAGGTTTTTGCAAAACTCATGAACAGGGCTACCGGGCAGAATGTATTTGAAATTATAAAAGAATTAAGAGGCGGATGGAGTGCCTTCTGGTGGAATGTAAAAGGTAAAATGGCAGATATAGATCTGAAAGACCGGTACAATCCCCGTAAAAACAGAACTGATGAATTTATAGAATCACTGCTGCAGTCCAATTGGAACTCGGGTTATCTACAGCCCTATCCTGGAGCGAGTGAATTTAAAATAGAAAGATAA